The Deltaproteobacteria bacterium genome contains the following window.
GAAATTTGGCCAAGGTCTCGTTCAGATCGTCCATCTCTTTTTGTGCCACCGGATCAGTCGCAAGCTTGGCGAGGTCCCACTCTTCCCACTTCTTCCCCCGCATCACATCAGGAAGTTTACCCTCACTTTCCATCCACCGTCCCATCGCATAGAGCGTCGGCGCACCCATGTGACCGCCCATGGTCAGAAACGTCACGTAACCATCGGCACACGAGAGAATCGCCCGCGCATTACCAAAGCCTGCATTATAGCGGTCCCCGGCTCGTTTCTGGTCGGTTCCGTGGTGTTTGGGAAATGACGAGGCGTTCATCATTTGCCACACGCCGACCGGTTGCAGCGCAACATCAACGTGTTGCCCTTCGCCCGTACGATTGCGATGAAATAGCGCAAACAAGGAAGCATTCGCAGCTTCGACGCCACCTTTGGTAGCAATCATCGGGACACTGATACGCACGGGTGCACGGTCTGGGTCGCCGAGCAGATATTGCATCCCACTCCGCGCCTGGAGCGTCAGATCCGTACCTTTCCAGTCACGGCGCGGGCCAGTTTGGCCAAACGGCGTAATCGAGGTAAAAATCAGATCAGGCTTGATCGCCGAGAGTGCTGAGTACCCGACCCCTAGAGCGTCCAGATACCCAGGGGCAAACGATTCAACCACAATGTCTGCCTGGCGAACCAGTTCCTTCAGCAGCTTCTGCCCGTCAGTTTGTGAGATGTCGAGGGTAATACCCTTCTTACTAGTGTTAAAGGCAAACCAAAATAAGCTTTTCTCCGGATGCCGCTGGTCCTTATAGAAAGGCCCGATTGCACGTGCCGGATGTCCACCGGGAGGCTCGACAACAATCACCTCGGCACCTAAATCGCCGAGGAGCTTCCCGCACATCAGACCGTTCTCGCCAGTGAGGTCGAGGACACGATACGGCGTTAGCAGGTAATCTTTTTGAGTCACGCTGGTCATGTGTACCTCTGTTCGCACTTCCGCTGCATCATTAACCGGCCATGGTCAATCCACCACTTACAGAGAGGACTTGTCCAGTAATGAAATCAGCATCAGGCGATGCGAAGAACGCGACCGCAGCCGCAATTTCTTCTGGTTGGCCGAGGCGACGGAATGGCACCGCTTTGGTCATCGCATCAATGATGCGTGCACCTTTACTCCCGCCTGTGATCTGCTTGAGGAGCGGTGTTTCTGTCGGTCCCGGGCAAACAACGTTGACGTTGATCTTTGCACGCGCCAGTTCACGGGCGAGGGTTTTCGAGAACCCGACCACACCCGCTTTACAGGCAGAGTACACAGCCTCGCCAGTGGACCCCACCCGACCAGCGTCAGAACTTATAGTGATAATTTTTCCGCTCCCGCGCTGCAACATTTGCGGAACAACAGTGTGGCAAAAACTGATGGGGCCTTTGAGGTTGATCGCAATCACCTTCTCCCAGGTTTCTGGTTGACTCTCGATGAAGGGTTCGATTTTGTCCCAGCCAGCGTTGTTCACCAGAATATCGACCTGGCTCCAGGCATCGGTCACTGCCAGCACGGCGTCTTGCACCTGCTCAAGCTGAGTGACATCACATCGTACGGCCATGGCTTGCCCACCGCTAGCCTTGATTTCATTGGCCGTTTGTTGTGCTTCTGTTTCGAGAATATCGACAACAGCAACTTTGGCCCCTTCGGCTGCGAGCCGCACGCAAATAGCATGGCCGATACCGCGGCTCCCTCCAGTGACGAGTGCGATCTTATCTTTGAGACGCATGATCCCCTCCGTTTGAATGGAAAAGAGAGGGTATAATACCGTAAGGACTCTAGGGTCAGCAACGAGAGGGGGACAGGAGAGCTTTTAGGGGTAGGCTTTTAGGCTGAGAAAAGACGAGACGTCATTCCCGCGAATGCGGGAATCCAGGGGGAATACGCAATCGTTCAGGGGTGAAGCTCCTGGATGCCCGCCTGCGCGGGCCTGACGAACACGCGGCTCCTCAGGACGGGAAATCCGCGCCAATTGAGGCTTGGATAAAAAACCTACCCTTATGAGGGACAGGAGAGGGTATCTATGCAGGCAGGGAAGCTTTGCGGGACAGCCAACTCAAAACCCATACTTTAGTCGCAACATGAACGTCCGCCCGTCCTGACGAATCGTATCTTGCGCGTGTTCCTCAGAGCCAGGATCGCCGTAGCCTGCATCGAAGAGGTTATACACACTTGCCGATACTTCAGCTCCTGGAAACACATTGCGGCTAAACAGCGTGACGTTGGTAACGACGTAGTCCCCGGCGTTTCTGCCCGATAGAGTCACGCGGTTACTGAGATAGCGGGTCTCTATCCCAGCAAACAATCTATCCATGAGTAGCGGCAC
Protein-coding sequences here:
- a CDS encoding CoA transferase — its product is MTSVTQKDYLLTPYRVLDLTGENGLMCGKLLGDLGAEVIVVEPPGGHPARAIGPFYKDQRHPEKSLFWFAFNTSKKGITLDISQTDGQKLLKELVRQADIVVESFAPGYLDALGVGYSALSAIKPDLIFTSITPFGQTGPRRDWKGTDLTLQARSGMQYLLGDPDRAPVRISVPMIATKGGVEAANASLFALFHRNRTGEGQHVDVALQPVGVWQMMNASSFPKHHGTDQKRAGDRYNAGFGNARAILSCADGYVTFLTMGGHMGAPTLYAMGRWMESEGKLPDVMRGKKWEEWDLAKLATDPVAQKEMDDLNETLAKFLATKSKWEIFERACNEKILAAPVNNVKDLVEHPQPNARGFFHKLWHEDLNTEITYPGHWALMTNAQAGPRFRAPGIGEHNGEIYGRLGYAAEQIREWRQAGVV
- a CDS encoding glucose 1-dehydrogenase, with product MRLKDKIALVTGGSRGIGHAICVRLAAEGAKVAVVDILETEAQQTANEIKASGGQAMAVRCDVTQLEQVQDAVLAVTDAWSQVDILVNNAGWDKIEPFIESQPETWEKVIAINLKGPISFCHTVVPQMLQRGSGKIITISSDAGRVGSTGEAVYSACKAGVVGFSKTLARELARAKINVNVVCPGPTETPLLKQITGGSKGARIIDAMTKAVPFRRLGQPEEIAAAVAFFASPDADFITGQVLSVSGGLTMAG
- a CDS encoding TonB-dependent receptor codes for the protein MVFTNTDSVEAKGIELTLDGHWSSGMVGRLSYALQKTTNHQTRRPLTNSPQHMAKWNLIVPLLMDRLFAGIETRYLSNRVTLSGRNAGDYVVTNVTLFSRNVFPGAEVSASVYNLFDAGYGDPGSEEHAQDTIRQDGRTFMLRLKYGF